The genome window TTCAACGGTGATGCCCTCAATACCGGTCAGGTTGCTCCAGTCGGGCAATAACGCTCCAAGGTTGCTCTGGTGCGAAACGGTTGGTGCCAGCAGGTTGCCGATGTACATGGCTTGCGGCTTCAGTCCGCCGGCGTCCTTGATTGCTGCCAGCACCGCGCGCACGGCCTGCGAGCGCAGGGAAACATCCCAGTGCTCTCCCACGGGAATTTGTCCCACACCTGCGATGACTACGTCGCTCATAGGCTTACCCCATGTCAATCTTGCCGCGGAAGCGGGCATAGGTGGCGTAATCAATCTCGGTGCGGCGGGCGATGTAATCGGCAGTTGAGGGAGCCAGATTGCGCCGCGCCTCGATTTTCTCGGTCACCACCCAGTCGAAGGCGTCCGAACCAGCCCCCGAACCGAACGACACCACCAGAATGCGGTCGCCGGGTTGGGCAACGTCCAGCACGGCGCTCAAGCCCACCAGCGCCGCCCCGGCATAGGTATTGCCGATGACGGGCGCGAGCAAACCGGTCTTAATCTGCTCATCGGTGAAGCCCAGCAGTTGCCCGGCACGCTGAGGGAACTTGGTGTTGGGCTGGTGGAAAATGGCGAAGCGGTAATCTTCCGGACGCGTGCCCATCTCTTCCATCAGGGCTTTTCCCGCCTCGGTGATGTGCTTGAAGTACGCCGGTTCGCCGGTAAAGCGCTGACCATGCTCCGGGTACTTTTGATTGGCGCGCCGCCAGAAATCGGGCGTATCGGTAACGTAGGAATACGAGCCGTTGAAAACCGCCAGGGCGTTCTCCGCCGGACCGACGATGTACGCCGCGCCGCCGGATGCCGCCGTGTACTCCAGTTGATCGCCGGGCTTGCCCTGCGCCGTATCCATGCCGATTGCCAAAGCGTACTCGCCCATGCCCGAACCCACCAGCGAGAGCGCCGCTACCAGCGCCTCGGTGCCAGCTTTGCAGGCAAACTCCCAGTCCGCCGCCTCAATGGACGGACCGGCGCCAATGGCTTCTGCCACCACCGTGCCG of Anaerolinea thermophila UNI-1 contains these proteins:
- a CDS encoding hydroxymethylglutaryl-CoA synthase, encoding MSGRVLKSNRPVGIIGYGAYIPRYRLPASEVSRVWEGGKGGGPVKEKAVAGLDEDVITMSIEAARNALARAQIDPTLLRAVWVGSESHPYAVKPTGTVVAEAIGAGPSIEAADWEFACKAGTEALVAALSLVGSGMGEYALAIGMDTAQGKPGDQLEYTAASGGAAYIVGPAENALAVFNGSYSYVTDTPDFWRRANQKYPEHGQRFTGEPAYFKHITEAGKALMEEMGTRPEDYRFAIFHQPNTKFPQRAGQLLGFTDEQIKTGLLAPVIGNTYAGAALVGLSAVLDVAQPGDRILVVSFGSGAGSDAFDWVVTEKIEARRNLAPSTADYIARRTEIDYATYARFRGKIDMG